Proteins encoded in a region of the Flavobacterium sp. MDT1-60 genome:
- a CDS encoding 4Fe-4S dicluster domain-containing protein: MAIIITDECINCGACEPECPNTAIYEGADDWRYKDGTSLSGKVILPDGTEVDADDAQTPVSDEVYYIVPGKCTECKGFHDEPQCAAVCPVDCCIPDDNHVEDEETLLNRQAFLHGE, encoded by the coding sequence ATGGCAATAATTATAACTGACGAATGCATCAATTGTGGGGCTTGTGAACCAGAGTGCCCAAATACAGCAATTTATGAAGGAGCTGATGATTGGAGATACAAAGATGGAACAAGTCTTTCAGGAAAAGTAATTTTACCAGACGGAACTGAAGTGGATGCAGATGATGCGCAAACTCCAGTTTCTGATGAAGTATATTACATCGTTCCTGGAAAATGTACAGAATGTAAAGGTTTCCATGATGAACCTCAGTGTGCTGCAGTATGCCCGGTTGATTGTTGTATACCAGATGATAACCACGTAGAAGATGAAGAAACCTTGTTGAATAGACAAGCGTTTTTACATGGAGAATAA
- a CDS encoding acyl-CoA reductase — MTLETKKSVFVELGKFLKQFSENDTIRKSDVLHNDLFFDDFEKLIFLSQSHNGWYTPEQVYFAIHSWADALTEENLDKWLSNYQTEFSQNNKNEKKVALILAGNIPLVGFHDFLSVLITGNKALIKTSSNDQYLLPFLAKYLIAVDESLKDKITFVEGKLENFDAVIATGSNNTARYFEYYFKDKPSIIRKNRNSAAVLNGKESKEELEALGEDIFRYFGLGCRNVSKIFVPKGYSFDAFFEGIFKYQDVIHYEKYANNYDYNKAVFLMSNFKLLDNGFLTIKEDPSYASPISSVFYEFYENIEDLQARLKADAEQIQCIVSNDLIENSIPFGQTQNPQLWDYADNVDTITFLLTTK, encoded by the coding sequence ATGACATTAGAAACAAAAAAAAGTGTTTTTGTTGAATTAGGAAAATTTCTAAAACAATTTTCCGAAAACGATACAATTAGAAAATCGGATGTTCTGCATAACGATTTATTTTTTGATGATTTCGAAAAGCTGATCTTTTTATCACAATCTCATAATGGATGGTATACTCCTGAACAAGTGTATTTTGCAATACATTCCTGGGCAGATGCATTGACTGAAGAAAATCTCGATAAATGGCTTTCAAATTACCAGACTGAGTTTTCTCAAAACAATAAAAATGAAAAAAAAGTGGCGCTAATTTTAGCCGGAAATATTCCGCTAGTAGGTTTTCATGATTTTTTATCGGTTTTAATAACTGGGAACAAAGCTTTAATTAAAACCTCTTCAAACGATCAGTATTTGTTGCCGTTTTTGGCTAAATATTTAATTGCTGTTGATGAAAGTTTAAAAGATAAAATCACTTTCGTGGAAGGCAAACTTGAAAATTTTGATGCCGTAATTGCCACTGGAAGTAACAATACAGCCCGTTATTTCGAATATTATTTTAAAGACAAACCTTCAATTATACGAAAAAACAGAAATTCGGCAGCCGTTTTAAACGGTAAAGAAAGCAAAGAAGAATTAGAAGCTTTAGGTGAAGATATTTTCCGTTATTTCGGATTAGGATGCCGTAATGTTTCTAAGATTTTTGTTCCGAAAGGGTATTCTTTTGATGCTTTTTTTGAGGGTATTTTCAAATATCAGGACGTTATTCATTATGAAAAATACGCTAACAATTACGACTATAACAAAGCCGTATTTTTAATGAGTAATTTCAAATTATTGGATAATGGATTCTTGACTATAAAGGAAGATCCGAGTTATGCCTCGCCGATTTCGAGTGTTTTTTATGAATTTTATGAAAACATCGAAGATTTACAGGCTCGTCTAAAAGCTGATGCTGAACAAATTCAGTGTATCGTGAGCAACGACTTAATCGAAAATAGTATCCCGTTCGGGCAAACGCAAAATCCTCAATTGTGGGATTATGCAGATAACGTGGATACTATAACGTTTTTGTTAACAACAAAGTAA
- the serC gene encoding 3-phosphoserine/phosphohydroxythreonine transaminase, producing MKKHNYSAGPSILPQEVFEKASKAILNFNDSGLSILEISHRSKDFVAVMDEARSLALELLGLQGKGYQALFLQGGASTAFLMAPYNLMKENGKAAYLDSGTWATAAIKEAKYFGETVVVASSKEENYNHIPKGYSIPSDADYFHCTSNNTIFGTQMKEFPATNVPVVCDMSSDIFSRELDFSKFDLIYAGAQKNMGPAGTTLVVVKEEILEKSGRTIPSMLDYAKHIKAESMYNTPPVFAVYVSLLTLQWIKEKGGIAAVEKLNNAKADLLYTEIDRNPLFKGAAAVEDRSNMNVTFLLNNADHTATFDALWKEAGISGLPGHRSVGGYRASIYNAMPIESVQVLVDVMKALESEV from the coding sequence ATGAAAAAACACAACTACAGCGCAGGTCCAAGTATTTTACCTCAGGAAGTTTTTGAGAAGGCATCAAAAGCAATTTTAAATTTTAATGATTCAGGATTATCTATCCTTGAAATTTCGCACCGAAGTAAAGATTTCGTTGCTGTTATGGATGAAGCTCGCTCCCTTGCTTTAGAATTATTAGGACTTCAGGGAAAAGGATATCAGGCCTTATTTTTACAAGGTGGTGCAAGTACAGCATTCTTAATGGCTCCTTATAACCTGATGAAAGAAAACGGAAAAGCTGCTTATTTAGATTCAGGGACATGGGCAACTGCAGCAATAAAAGAAGCTAAATATTTTGGAGAAACTGTTGTTGTAGCTTCTTCAAAAGAAGAAAATTACAACCATATTCCAAAAGGATATTCTATACCAAGTGATGCTGATTATTTTCACTGTACAAGTAACAATACCATTTTTGGAACTCAAATGAAAGAATTCCCGGCAACTAACGTTCCTGTTGTTTGCGATATGAGTTCTGATATTTTTTCTCGCGAATTGGATTTCTCAAAATTTGATTTAATATATGCCGGTGCTCAAAAAAATATGGGTCCTGCAGGAACTACTTTGGTAGTGGTTAAAGAAGAAATTTTAGAGAAAAGCGGAAGAACAATTCCTAGTATGTTAGATTACGCTAAACACATTAAAGCAGAAAGTATGTACAATACTCCTCCTGTTTTTGCTGTTTACGTTTCTTTACTGACATTACAATGGATCAAAGAAAAAGGTGGAATTGCTGCTGTTGAAAAATTAAACAACGCAAAAGCTGATTTATTATATACTGAAATCGACAGAAACCCATTATTCAAAGGTGCAGCAGCTGTTGAAGATCGTTCAAATATGAACGTTACTTTCTTACTAAACAACGCTGACCATACTGCAACTTTTGATGCTTTATGGAAAGAAGCAGGAATTTCAGGATTGCCAGGACACCGTTCTGTTGGTGGTTACAGAGCTTCTATTTACAACGCTATGCCTATCGAAAGTGTTCAGGTTTTAGTAGATGTAATGAAAGCTTTGGAAAGTGAAGTTTAG
- a CDS encoding D-2-hydroxyacid dehydrogenase, whose protein sequence is MKVLANDGISKSGILALEKGGFEVITTKVAQEQVANFVNENNVDVVLVRSATKVRKDIIDACPGLKIIGRGGVGMDNIDVDYAKSKGIHVINTPASSSESVAELVFGHLFSGVRFLHDSNRNMPLEGDSNFDGLKKAYANGTELRGKTLGIVGIGRIGQATAKMALGLGMKVIAADSFIPQVDVKVEFFDGQSITTTIVSQSLESLFKEADFITLHVPAQDGYIIGEKEFEIMKDGVGIVNCARGGVIDEVALVKALDSGKVAFAGLDVFESEPKPEMAILMHTKISLTPHIGAATGEAQDRIGTELASQIISLLS, encoded by the coding sequence ATGAAAGTATTAGCGAATGATGGAATTTCAAAAAGTGGAATTCTGGCTTTAGAAAAAGGCGGATTTGAAGTTATAACTACAAAAGTAGCGCAGGAACAAGTAGCTAATTTTGTCAATGAAAACAATGTAGACGTAGTTTTAGTTCGTAGTGCAACTAAAGTTCGTAAAGATATTATTGACGCTTGTCCTGGTCTTAAAATTATTGGACGTGGTGGTGTTGGTATGGATAATATTGATGTTGATTATGCTAAAAGCAAAGGAATCCACGTAATTAATACACCTGCTTCATCATCAGAATCTGTTGCTGAATTAGTGTTTGGACACTTGTTTTCTGGTGTTCGTTTTTTACACGATTCTAACAGAAATATGCCTCTTGAAGGAGATTCAAACTTTGATGGTTTGAAAAAAGCGTATGCTAACGGAACTGAATTAAGAGGAAAAACTCTTGGAATTGTTGGTATTGGTCGTATCGGACAAGCAACTGCAAAAATGGCGCTTGGTTTAGGTATGAAAGTTATCGCCGCTGATAGTTTTATTCCGCAAGTTGATGTAAAAGTTGAGTTTTTTGACGGACAGTCTATCACTACAACTATCGTTTCTCAATCATTAGAATCTTTATTTAAAGAAGCTGATTTCATTACATTACACGTTCCTGCTCAGGATGGTTACATCATTGGAGAAAAAGAATTTGAGATCATGAAAGATGGTGTTGGAATCGTAAACTGTGCTCGTGGTGGTGTTATTGATGAAGTAGCTTTAGTAAAAGCTTTAGATTCTGGAAAAGTTGCTTTTGCAGGATTAGACGTTTTTGAAAGCGAACCAAAACCAGAAATGGCCATTTTAATGCATACTAAAATTTCGTTGACTCCACACATTGGAGCTGCAACAGGGGAAGCACAAGACAGAATTGGTACTGAATTAGCATCACAAATTATTTCTTTGTTAAGCTAA
- a CDS encoding DUF937 domain-containing protein has protein sequence MFEQLTQLVQQYGGDAVVNNTAVPNEHNEAVIGETSNSIFAGLQKIASEGGGEQLAGLFNGTSSIDSSNPVVQQLTQQLSGSLGEKFGLSSADSSSVASSMIPQVLNSLVNKAKDPNDSSFNISDIISSISGNSGQASNIMDTISKYGTQFGLDQNADGKLDVADVMVVAKSSGGFSGFIGRLFKSK, from the coding sequence ATGTTTGAACAATTAACACAATTAGTACAACAATACGGAGGCGATGCTGTTGTAAACAACACTGCTGTCCCAAATGAACATAATGAAGCTGTAATTGGTGAAACTAGTAATTCTATATTTGCCGGATTGCAAAAAATTGCTTCAGAAGGCGGTGGAGAACAATTGGCAGGTTTATTTAACGGAACGTCTTCAATAGACAGTTCTAATCCGGTCGTTCAGCAATTAACGCAACAATTGAGTGGAAGTCTTGGTGAAAAATTTGGATTAAGCAGCGCCGATTCTTCCAGTGTAGCTTCAAGCATGATTCCGCAAGTCTTAAATTCTTTGGTAAACAAAGCAAAAGACCCAAATGACAGCAGCTTTAATATTTCAGATATTATAAGCTCGATTTCAGGAAATAGCGGACAAGCATCGAATATAATGGATACAATTTCTAAATACGGTACTCAATTTGGCTTAGACCAAAACGCCGATGGAAAATTGGATGTAGCTGATGTTATGGTTGTCGCTAAAAGCAGCGGTGGTTTTTCAGGGTTTATAGGGAGATTGTTTAAAAGTAAATAA
- a CDS encoding DUF6146 family protein, which produces MKKIIYILIVIFTIIACSTGSKNTAVATASPKHPEVNDTVRIANDSLEYEVIIIDNGFSFWLASMAQPRNYYSLSYLENKNYQYVTEWNNRVLQPQRYNPNLYEMRIDYQPQIHYGYEVNYLIYNYMIYFQNTYKQKLGGYVPIR; this is translated from the coding sequence ATGAAAAAGATAATCTACATACTTATCGTAATTTTTACCATCATTGCGTGTTCTACGGGTTCAAAAAATACTGCAGTTGCTACTGCTTCGCCTAAACATCCGGAAGTAAATGATACTGTTCGAATTGCAAATGACTCTTTAGAATATGAAGTAATTATCATCGATAATGGTTTTAGTTTCTGGCTGGCGTCAATGGCACAACCTAGAAACTATTATTCCTTATCTTATCTCGAAAACAAGAATTATCAATATGTAACTGAATGGAATAATCGTGTATTGCAACCACAACGTTATAATCCAAATTTATATGAAATGAGGATAGATTACCAACCACAAATTCATTATGGTTACGAGGTAAATTACTTAATCTACAATTACATGATTTATTTTCAAAATACATACAAACAAAAGCTTGGCGGGTATGTTCCAATACGATAA
- a CDS encoding DUF6787 family protein — MDKLKKRWGITSNVQAIIIFIVFAITGSASAWLSKPFCVWLGITKEDFGGWFTLIRLLIIFPIYQVLLVAIGTVFGQFRFFWNFEKKMLKNMGLGFLFKN, encoded by the coding sequence ATGGATAAACTAAAGAAACGCTGGGGCATTACCTCAAATGTACAAGCCATAATTATATTTATCGTTTTTGCTATCACAGGATCAGCATCTGCGTGGTTGTCTAAACCCTTTTGTGTTTGGCTGGGCATCACCAAAGAAGATTTTGGAGGTTGGTTTACTTTAATTCGTTTATTGATTATCTTCCCTATTTATCAGGTTTTATTAGTTGCCATTGGAACCGTTTTTGGTCAATTTCGTTTCTTTTGGAACTTCGAAAAGAAAATGCTTAAAAATATGGGACTAGGATTTCTATTCAAAAACTAA
- a CDS encoding phosphodiester glycosidase family protein, with amino-acid sequence MKKEINFYDFANYFKSLGCKNALYLDGFVSRAYVPSEKWIQTDGNFGVLFAVTK; translated from the coding sequence ATCAAAAAAGAAATTAATTTTTATGATTTTGCTAATTATTTTAAAAGTTTAGGTTGTAAAAATGCTTTGTATCTTGATGGATTTGTGTCGCGCGCCTATGTGCCATCTGAAAAATGGATTCAGACTGATGGAAATTTTGGTGTGTTATTTGCAGTAACTAAATAA
- a CDS encoding phosphodiester glycosidase family protein, which translates to MKLKITILIFAIAIVAIFLNAKIYTDNSFVTYKVDTKKQDLKLFWKDENGQNFGSIENLKFWIEKQNLKLNFAMNGGMYKKDYSPQGLYIEKQKTVVPLDTTKAAGNFYLKPNGVFYLTIDNTAKICTSELFRNNGKIKYATQSGPMLLIDGKIHSDFKEGSSNLNIRNGVGILPDGKVVFVLSKKKLIFMILLIILKV; encoded by the coding sequence ATGAAATTAAAAATTACAATACTAATATTTGCAATTGCAATTGTTGCCATTTTTCTTAATGCTAAAATTTACACTGATAATTCTTTTGTGACATATAAAGTTGATACAAAAAAACAAGATTTAAAATTGTTTTGGAAGGATGAAAATGGACAAAATTTTGGTAGTATTGAAAATTTGAAGTTTTGGATTGAAAAGCAAAATTTAAAATTAAATTTTGCGATGAACGGCGGAATGTACAAAAAAGACTATTCTCCACAAGGGCTTTATATTGAAAAACAAAAAACTGTAGTTCCTTTAGATACGACTAAAGCAGCGGGAAATTTTTATCTAAAACCAAACGGAGTTTTTTATTTAACAATTGATAACACAGCTAAAATTTGTACCTCAGAACTTTTCCGAAATAATGGAAAAATAAAATATGCAACTCAATCTGGGCCAATGCTGTTAATTGATGGCAAAATTCATTCTGATTTTAAAGAAGGTTCATCTAATTTGAACATTAGAAATGGTGTCGGTATTCTGCCGGATGGAAAAGTAGTTTTTGTTTTATCAAAAAAGAAATTAATTTTTATGATTTTGCTAATTATTTTAAAAGTTTAG
- a CDS encoding ABC transporter ATP-binding protein, with protein MIHAKNIHKFYDQLEVLKGVDLHIKKGEIVSIVGASGAGKTTLLQILGTLDKPSKSETETSLTINGENILGLNDKTLSKFRNLNLGFIFQFHQLLPEFTALENVCIPAYIAGKKPAETETEAKKLLTFLGLSHRINHKPNELSGGEQQRVAVARALINKPDVIFADEPSGNLDTHSAENLHQLFFQLRDEFGQTFVIVTHNEELANMADRKLIMVDGQISN; from the coding sequence ATGATACACGCAAAAAATATACATAAATTCTATGATCAGCTTGAGGTTTTAAAAGGAGTTGATCTGCATATTAAAAAAGGTGAAATTGTTTCCATAGTTGGTGCTTCCGGTGCGGGAAAAACGACTTTGTTACAAATTTTAGGAACTTTAGATAAACCTTCAAAATCAGAAACCGAGACTTCGCTAACTATTAATGGAGAAAACATTTTGGGGTTGAATGACAAGACATTATCAAAATTCAGAAATTTAAATTTAGGTTTCATTTTTCAGTTTCATCAACTTTTACCAGAATTTACAGCCTTAGAAAATGTGTGTATTCCGGCTTATATTGCAGGTAAAAAACCAGCTGAAACTGAGACAGAAGCTAAAAAACTACTAACTTTTTTAGGATTATCACACCGTATCAATCATAAACCAAACGAACTTTCTGGTGGTGAACAACAACGTGTTGCTGTAGCGAGGGCTTTAATCAACAAACCTGATGTTATTTTTGCTGATGAGCCTTCAGGAAATTTAGATACCCATTCTGCCGAAAATTTACATCAATTATTTTTCCAGCTTCGGGATGAATTCGGGCAAACATTTGTCATTGTAACACACAACGAAGAGTTGGCTAATATGGCCGATAGAAAATTGATAATGGTCGACGGACAGATTAGTAATTAG
- a CDS encoding TIGR02757 family protein produces MNQKELKEFLDEKVIQYNNQDFIESDPVQIPHLFTRKEDIEIAGFLSATIAWGNRKMIIKNSHQMMELMGNTPYDFVMSHSDEDLNRLENFVHRTFNGKDFGGFIKGLQHIYKNHNGLEAVFAKNQEEGSLQKSIHEFKKIFFEIDHLPRTQKHISDPLNNSAAKRINMYLRWMVRQDTKGVDLGIWKTISPSLLSCPLDVHSGNVARKLGILSRKQNDGKALAELDFKLREMDSQDPVKYDFALFGLGIFEGF; encoded by the coding sequence ATGAATCAAAAAGAACTAAAAGAATTTCTCGACGAAAAAGTCATTCAATATAATAATCAGGATTTTATTGAGAGCGATCCCGTGCAGATTCCGCATTTGTTTACTCGAAAAGAAGACATTGAAATTGCCGGTTTCTTAAGTGCTACAATTGCCTGGGGAAATCGTAAAATGATCATTAAAAATTCACATCAAATGATGGAATTAATGGGAAACACACCTTACGATTTCGTTATGTCACATTCTGATGAAGACTTGAATAGATTGGAGAACTTTGTTCATCGTACCTTCAACGGAAAAGATTTCGGCGGATTCATAAAAGGATTACAGCATATCTACAAAAATCATAATGGCTTAGAAGCTGTATTTGCTAAAAATCAGGAAGAAGGTAGCCTGCAGAAAAGCATTCATGAATTCAAAAAAATATTCTTCGAAATTGATCATTTGCCACGAACCCAGAAACACATTTCAGATCCGTTAAATAATTCGGCAGCAAAAAGAATCAACATGTATTTGCGCTGGATGGTTCGTCAGGACACAAAAGGTGTTGATTTAGGTATTTGGAAAACAATTTCTCCATCTTTATTGTCATGTCCACTAGATGTTCATTCAGGAAATGTGGCACGAAAATTAGGTATTCTTTCCCGAAAACAAAATGACGGAAAAGCGCTAGCCGAATTGGATTTCAAACTTCGGGAAATGGATTCACAAGATCCTGTAAAATACGACTTTGCTCTTTTTGGTCTTGGTATTTTTGAAGGATTTTAA